A DNA window from Thermosynechococcaceae cyanobacterium Okahandja contains the following coding sequences:
- a CDS encoding DUF502 domain-containing protein, with the protein MLHRLKQAIKNDLIAGLLVVIPLATTIWLSISVSSWVLDLLTRIPKQVNPFKTWHPLLVDLLNISVGLLVPLSGILLIGLMARNIVGRWFLETGERVLKRIPLAGTLYNVLQQLLETILRDSRDRFRRVVLVEYPRPGLWAVAFVTGTINGSLQTTFTEPMLSLFVPSSPNPTTGWYVIASEREVQDLNISIEDAFKLIISGGIVTPGTPLPSVTSGAIPPILKPLPRNTP; encoded by the coding sequence GTGCTCCATCGACTCAAACAAGCGATTAAAAACGACCTCATTGCCGGTTTGCTTGTGGTCATTCCCCTTGCCACCACGATCTGGCTGTCCATTTCAGTATCTAGCTGGGTATTAGACCTACTGACCCGCATTCCCAAACAAGTCAACCCCTTCAAAACATGGCATCCCCTCCTAGTCGATCTACTCAATATCAGCGTGGGACTTCTTGTGCCCCTCAGTGGCATTTTGCTCATTGGCCTGATGGCGCGTAATATCGTGGGTCGCTGGTTTTTAGAAACCGGTGAACGTGTGCTCAAGCGCATCCCCCTTGCGGGTACCCTCTACAACGTCCTGCAACAACTCCTAGAGACGATCCTGCGGGACTCGCGCGATCGCTTTCGCCGCGTTGTCCTCGTTGAGTATCCCCGCCCGGGTCTGTGGGCGGTTGCCTTTGTAACGGGTACAATTAATGGTTCACTGCAAACCACGTTTACCGAGCCGATGCTCAGTTTATTTGTGCCCTCCTCCCCCAACCCCACAACCGGCTGGTACGTCATTGCCAGTGAGCGGGAGGTACAGGACCTAAACATCTCCATTGAGGATGCCTTTAAGCTGATCATCTCCGGCGGCATCGTGACTCCCGGCACCCCACTGCCCTCAGTCACCTCCGGTGCCATTC